From Channa argus isolate prfri chromosome 18, Channa argus male v1.0, whole genome shotgun sequence, the proteins below share one genomic window:
- the si:dkey-34e4.1 gene encoding carboxyl-terminal PDZ ligand of neuronal nitric oxide synthase protein isoform X4 translates to MPARNRYNLVDDVADSRVPLHNEEAYQHGIHFQAKYVGSLDVPRPNSRMEIVAAMRRIRYEFKAKNIKKKKVSIVVSVDGVKVMLRKKQKRKEWKWDENKMLIMHDPIYRIFYVSHDSQDLKIFSYIARDGSSNSFRCNVFKSKKKTQAMRIVRTVGQAFEVCHKLSLQHAEQDADGKADGESDKSTEEPGSHGCKPAVTDRGEEDEESKHGGKRGGEDPSAGASLCEKAVNEILQSLAELNMVKPGQTIIDFDRRSVFTVTSQGVTPSSPCSQSLTPLASQHYLQLLQQQLQQQQQHTQVAVAQVQLLKDQMAAETAARMEAQARVHQLLLQNRDLLQHLALLVQQLKELEARSPKTKLPGKPLKEPQANGHTGQPTSSPVSTSVLSLNLKNHYSQALDQLINSTSAWPLQTSPLSPNQVDCAESYLNLVNLENGSKPAASVNGDVDLFSRANGTADNKERSCTEIVPLTLTNSTNVDENWDSVLLKDTWTCDCRSRGLRGICGQPLYLLRHSCFTMHL, encoded by the exons ATGCCCGCGAGGAACAGGTACAACCTGGTGGATGATGTGGCGGACTCGAGGGTGCCGCTCCACAACGAGGAGGCTTATCAACATGGGATTCATTTCCAAGCGAAG tatgtgggGAGTCTTGACGTGCCGAGGCCCAACAGCCGGATGGAGATTGTTGCAGCCATGAGGAGAATCAGA TATGAATTCAAGGCCAAGaacatcaagaagaagaaggtCAGCATTGTTGTGTCCGTGGATGGCGTGAAGGTTATGCTGAGGAAGAAACAGAAG agaaaagagtGGAAATGGGACGAGAACAAGATGCTAATCATGCATGATCCCATCTACCG aattttcTACGTGTCTCATGACTCCCAGGACTTAAAGATCTTCAGCTACATTGCAAGAGATGGCTCCAGTAATTCATTCAGATGTAATGTCTTCAAATCAAAGAAGAAG ACGCAGGCCATGCGTATTGTACGGACAGTAGGTCAGGCCTTCGAGGTGTGCCATAAGCTGAGTCTGCAGCATGCTGAGCAGGATGCAGATGGGAAGGCGGATGGCGAGAGTGACAAGTCCACAGAGGAGCCCGGCAGTCACG GTTGTAAACCGGCAGTGACAGATCGaggggaggaagatgaggagagcAAACACGGAGGAAAACGAGGAGGAGAAGATCCGTCAGCTGGTGCTTCACTGTGTGAAAAGGCAGTCAATGAAATTCTGCAGAGTCTTGCTGAGCTGAACATGGTCAAACCCGGACAGACCATCATA GACTTTGATCGAAGGTCTGTCTTCACGGTGACATCGCAGGGCGTTACTCCCAGCAGCCCTTGTTCTCAGTCGCTCACTCCGCTGGCATCGCAGCACTACCTGCAGCTTCTTCAGCAGCAgctacaacagcagcagcagcacacacaggTGGCCGTCGCACAG GTGCAGCTGTTGAAGGATCAGATGGCAGCGGAGACAGCCGCCCGTATGGAGGCTCAGGCCCGTGTCCACCAGCTGCTGCTCCAGAACAGGGACTTGCTGCAGCACTTGGCCCTGCTGGTGCAGCAACTGAAAGAGCTGGAGGCTCGCTccccaaaaacaaaactaccaGGCAAACCACTAAAGGAACCTCAGGCTAATGGACATA CTGGACAGCCTACATCCAGCCCTGTTTCTACATCAGTTCTGTCTCTAAATCTGAAGAATCACTACAGTCAAGCCCTGGATCAGCTTATTAACTCCACGTCTGCATGGCCACTGCAAACCTCACCCCTCTCCCCCAACCAGGTGGACTGTGCTGAGTCCTACCTCAACCTGGTCAACCTGGAAAACGGCTCCAAACCAGCTGCATCGGTCAATGGAGACGTGGACCTCTTCAGCAGGGCTAACGGGACAGCAGACAACAAGGAGCGTTCGTGTACTGAGATTGTCCCACTTACACTGACAAACTCCACCAACGTGGATGAAAA
- the si:dkey-34e4.1 gene encoding dystrophin-like protein 1 isoform X3 has protein sequence MRLKRKEWKWDENKMLIMHDPIYRIFYVSHDSQDLKIFSYIARDGSSNSFRCNVFKSKKKTQAMRIVRTVGQAFEVCHKLSLQHAEQDADGKADGESDKSTEEPGSHGCKPAVTDRGEEDEESKHGGKRGGEDPSAGASLCEKAVNEILQSLAELNMVKPGQTIIDFDRRSVFTVTSQGVTPSSPCSQSLTPLASQHYLQLLQQQLQQQQQHTQVAVAQVQLLKDQMAAETAARMEAQARVHQLLLQNRDLLQHLALLVQQLKELEARSPKTKLPGKPLKEPQANGHTGQPTSSPVSTSVLSLNLKNHYSQALDQLINSTSAWPLQTSPLSPNQVDCAESYLNLVNLENGSKPAASVNGDVDLFSRANGTADNKERSCTEIVPLTLTNSTNVDEKCKQIIPKLDPPPPSLNRKRASRALSPGSDVTAAPTPGEVTGTEGGPSRSSSLSFPDITPSSLSSADFHSLSNGESSSCSASEDSGVRSETKSLLSPLRDDDDLFGDRGTFLTASSGCNSPLVERNEAVLSSSESYLPEPPVLTSHPEAYEHPLPFPSPVNDTCLHISFSEDELLESSQEDTHTPQRS, from the exons ATGAGACTTAAA agaaaagagtGGAAATGGGACGAGAACAAGATGCTAATCATGCATGATCCCATCTACCG aattttcTACGTGTCTCATGACTCCCAGGACTTAAAGATCTTCAGCTACATTGCAAGAGATGGCTCCAGTAATTCATTCAGATGTAATGTCTTCAAATCAAAGAAGAAG ACGCAGGCCATGCGTATTGTACGGACAGTAGGTCAGGCCTTCGAGGTGTGCCATAAGCTGAGTCTGCAGCATGCTGAGCAGGATGCAGATGGGAAGGCGGATGGCGAGAGTGACAAGTCCACAGAGGAGCCCGGCAGTCACG GTTGTAAACCGGCAGTGACAGATCGaggggaggaagatgaggagagcAAACACGGAGGAAAACGAGGAGGAGAAGATCCGTCAGCTGGTGCTTCACTGTGTGAAAAGGCAGTCAATGAAATTCTGCAGAGTCTTGCTGAGCTGAACATGGTCAAACCCGGACAGACCATCATA GACTTTGATCGAAGGTCTGTCTTCACGGTGACATCGCAGGGCGTTACTCCCAGCAGCCCTTGTTCTCAGTCGCTCACTCCGCTGGCATCGCAGCACTACCTGCAGCTTCTTCAGCAGCAgctacaacagcagcagcagcacacacaggTGGCCGTCGCACAG GTGCAGCTGTTGAAGGATCAGATGGCAGCGGAGACAGCCGCCCGTATGGAGGCTCAGGCCCGTGTCCACCAGCTGCTGCTCCAGAACAGGGACTTGCTGCAGCACTTGGCCCTGCTGGTGCAGCAACTGAAAGAGCTGGAGGCTCGCTccccaaaaacaaaactaccaGGCAAACCACTAAAGGAACCTCAGGCTAATGGACATA CTGGACAGCCTACATCCAGCCCTGTTTCTACATCAGTTCTGTCTCTAAATCTGAAGAATCACTACAGTCAAGCCCTGGATCAGCTTATTAACTCCACGTCTGCATGGCCACTGCAAACCTCACCCCTCTCCCCCAACCAGGTGGACTGTGCTGAGTCCTACCTCAACCTGGTCAACCTGGAAAACGGCTCCAAACCAGCTGCATCGGTCAATGGAGACGTGGACCTCTTCAGCAGGGCTAACGGGACAGCAGACAACAAGGAGCGTTCGTGTACTGAGATTGTCCCACTTACACTGACAAACTCCACCAACGTGGATGAAAA GTGTAAACAGATAATCCCTAAACTTGACCCTCCTCCACCTTCCCTGAACCGCAAGCGAGCAAGCAGGGCTCTGTCTCCGGGGTCAGACGTCACAGCTGCACCCACGCCTGGAGAGGTCACCGGCACTGAGGGGGGCCCCAGCCGCAGCAGCAGCCTCTCGTTCCCGGACATCACCCCGAGCTCGCTGTCATCTGCTGATTTCCACTCCCTCAGCAACGGTGAGAGCAGCTCCTGTTCGGCCAGTGAGGACTCTGGCGTCCGCTCTGAGACCAAGTCGTTGCTGTCGCCCCTGCGTGACGACGACGACCTGTTCGGGGACCGGGGGACATTTTTAACAGCATCCAGCGGGTGCAACAGTCCCCTAGTGGAGAGAAATGAAGCCGTCCTCTCTTCCTCTGAATCATATCTTCCTGAGCCTCCCGTCCTCACCTCACATCCGGAAGCCTATGAGCACCCACTGCCCTTCCCTTCTCCTGTGAATGATACATGTCTTCACATCAGTTTTTCTGAAGATGAGCTGCTGGAAAGCAGCCAGGAAGACACTCACACCCCACAGCGGAGTTAG
- the si:dkey-34e4.1 gene encoding dystrophin-like protein 1 isoform X2, with product MLRKKQKRKEWKWDENKMLIMHDPIYRIFYVSHDSQDLKIFSYIARDGSSNSFRCNVFKSKKKTQAMRIVRTVGQAFEVCHKLSLQHAEQDADGKADGESDKSTEEPGSHGCKPAVTDRGEEDEESKHGGKRGGEDPSAGASLCEKAVNEILQSLAELNMVKPGQTIIDFDRRSVFTVTSQGVTPSSPCSQSLTPLASQHYLQLLQQQLQQQQQHTQVAVAQVQLLKDQMAAETAARMEAQARVHQLLLQNRDLLQHLALLVQQLKELEARSPKTKLPGKPLKEPQANGHTGQPTSSPVSTSVLSLNLKNHYSQALDQLINSTSAWPLQTSPLSPNQVDCAESYLNLVNLENGSKPAASVNGDVDLFSRANGTADNKERSCTEIVPLTLTNSTNVDEKCKQIIPKLDPPPPSLNRKRASRALSPGSDVTAAPTPGEVTGTEGGPSRSSSLSFPDITPSSLSSADFHSLSNGESSSCSASEDSGVRSETKSLLSPLRDDDDLFGDRGTFLTASSGCNSPLVERNEAVLSSSESYLPEPPVLTSHPEAYEHPLPFPSPVNDTCLHISFSEDELLESSQEDTHTPQRS from the exons ATGCTGAGGAAGAAACAGAAG agaaaagagtGGAAATGGGACGAGAACAAGATGCTAATCATGCATGATCCCATCTACCG aattttcTACGTGTCTCATGACTCCCAGGACTTAAAGATCTTCAGCTACATTGCAAGAGATGGCTCCAGTAATTCATTCAGATGTAATGTCTTCAAATCAAAGAAGAAG ACGCAGGCCATGCGTATTGTACGGACAGTAGGTCAGGCCTTCGAGGTGTGCCATAAGCTGAGTCTGCAGCATGCTGAGCAGGATGCAGATGGGAAGGCGGATGGCGAGAGTGACAAGTCCACAGAGGAGCCCGGCAGTCACG GTTGTAAACCGGCAGTGACAGATCGaggggaggaagatgaggagagcAAACACGGAGGAAAACGAGGAGGAGAAGATCCGTCAGCTGGTGCTTCACTGTGTGAAAAGGCAGTCAATGAAATTCTGCAGAGTCTTGCTGAGCTGAACATGGTCAAACCCGGACAGACCATCATA GACTTTGATCGAAGGTCTGTCTTCACGGTGACATCGCAGGGCGTTACTCCCAGCAGCCCTTGTTCTCAGTCGCTCACTCCGCTGGCATCGCAGCACTACCTGCAGCTTCTTCAGCAGCAgctacaacagcagcagcagcacacacaggTGGCCGTCGCACAG GTGCAGCTGTTGAAGGATCAGATGGCAGCGGAGACAGCCGCCCGTATGGAGGCTCAGGCCCGTGTCCACCAGCTGCTGCTCCAGAACAGGGACTTGCTGCAGCACTTGGCCCTGCTGGTGCAGCAACTGAAAGAGCTGGAGGCTCGCTccccaaaaacaaaactaccaGGCAAACCACTAAAGGAACCTCAGGCTAATGGACATA CTGGACAGCCTACATCCAGCCCTGTTTCTACATCAGTTCTGTCTCTAAATCTGAAGAATCACTACAGTCAAGCCCTGGATCAGCTTATTAACTCCACGTCTGCATGGCCACTGCAAACCTCACCCCTCTCCCCCAACCAGGTGGACTGTGCTGAGTCCTACCTCAACCTGGTCAACCTGGAAAACGGCTCCAAACCAGCTGCATCGGTCAATGGAGACGTGGACCTCTTCAGCAGGGCTAACGGGACAGCAGACAACAAGGAGCGTTCGTGTACTGAGATTGTCCCACTTACACTGACAAACTCCACCAACGTGGATGAAAA GTGTAAACAGATAATCCCTAAACTTGACCCTCCTCCACCTTCCCTGAACCGCAAGCGAGCAAGCAGGGCTCTGTCTCCGGGGTCAGACGTCACAGCTGCACCCACGCCTGGAGAGGTCACCGGCACTGAGGGGGGCCCCAGCCGCAGCAGCAGCCTCTCGTTCCCGGACATCACCCCGAGCTCGCTGTCATCTGCTGATTTCCACTCCCTCAGCAACGGTGAGAGCAGCTCCTGTTCGGCCAGTGAGGACTCTGGCGTCCGCTCTGAGACCAAGTCGTTGCTGTCGCCCCTGCGTGACGACGACGACCTGTTCGGGGACCGGGGGACATTTTTAACAGCATCCAGCGGGTGCAACAGTCCCCTAGTGGAGAGAAATGAAGCCGTCCTCTCTTCCTCTGAATCATATCTTCCTGAGCCTCCCGTCCTCACCTCACATCCGGAAGCCTATGAGCACCCACTGCCCTTCCCTTCTCCTGTGAATGATACATGTCTTCACATCAGTTTTTCTGAAGATGAGCTGCTGGAAAGCAGCCAGGAAGACACTCACACCCCACAGCGGAGTTAG
- the si:dkey-34e4.1 gene encoding carboxyl-terminal PDZ ligand of neuronal nitric oxide synthase protein isoform X1 produces the protein MPARNRYNLVDDVADSRVPLHNEEAYQHGIHFQAKYVGSLDVPRPNSRMEIVAAMRRIRYEFKAKNIKKKKVSIVVSVDGVKVMLRKKQKRKEWKWDENKMLIMHDPIYRIFYVSHDSQDLKIFSYIARDGSSNSFRCNVFKSKKKTQAMRIVRTVGQAFEVCHKLSLQHAEQDADGKADGESDKSTEEPGSHGCKPAVTDRGEEDEESKHGGKRGGEDPSAGASLCEKAVNEILQSLAELNMVKPGQTIIDFDRRSVFTVTSQGVTPSSPCSQSLTPLASQHYLQLLQQQLQQQQQHTQVAVAQVQLLKDQMAAETAARMEAQARVHQLLLQNRDLLQHLALLVQQLKELEARSPKTKLPGKPLKEPQANGHTGQPTSSPVSTSVLSLNLKNHYSQALDQLINSTSAWPLQTSPLSPNQVDCAESYLNLVNLENGSKPAASVNGDVDLFSRANGTADNKERSCTEIVPLTLTNSTNVDEKCKQIIPKLDPPPPSLNRKRASRALSPGSDVTAAPTPGEVTGTEGGPSRSSSLSFPDITPSSLSSADFHSLSNGESSSCSASEDSGVRSETKSLLSPLRDDDDLFGDRGTFLTASSGCNSPLVERNEAVLSSSESYLPEPPVLTSHPEAYEHPLPFPSPVNDTCLHISFSEDELLESSQEDTHTPQRS, from the exons ATGCCCGCGAGGAACAGGTACAACCTGGTGGATGATGTGGCGGACTCGAGGGTGCCGCTCCACAACGAGGAGGCTTATCAACATGGGATTCATTTCCAAGCGAAG tatgtgggGAGTCTTGACGTGCCGAGGCCCAACAGCCGGATGGAGATTGTTGCAGCCATGAGGAGAATCAGA TATGAATTCAAGGCCAAGaacatcaagaagaagaaggtCAGCATTGTTGTGTCCGTGGATGGCGTGAAGGTTATGCTGAGGAAGAAACAGAAG agaaaagagtGGAAATGGGACGAGAACAAGATGCTAATCATGCATGATCCCATCTACCG aattttcTACGTGTCTCATGACTCCCAGGACTTAAAGATCTTCAGCTACATTGCAAGAGATGGCTCCAGTAATTCATTCAGATGTAATGTCTTCAAATCAAAGAAGAAG ACGCAGGCCATGCGTATTGTACGGACAGTAGGTCAGGCCTTCGAGGTGTGCCATAAGCTGAGTCTGCAGCATGCTGAGCAGGATGCAGATGGGAAGGCGGATGGCGAGAGTGACAAGTCCACAGAGGAGCCCGGCAGTCACG GTTGTAAACCGGCAGTGACAGATCGaggggaggaagatgaggagagcAAACACGGAGGAAAACGAGGAGGAGAAGATCCGTCAGCTGGTGCTTCACTGTGTGAAAAGGCAGTCAATGAAATTCTGCAGAGTCTTGCTGAGCTGAACATGGTCAAACCCGGACAGACCATCATA GACTTTGATCGAAGGTCTGTCTTCACGGTGACATCGCAGGGCGTTACTCCCAGCAGCCCTTGTTCTCAGTCGCTCACTCCGCTGGCATCGCAGCACTACCTGCAGCTTCTTCAGCAGCAgctacaacagcagcagcagcacacacaggTGGCCGTCGCACAG GTGCAGCTGTTGAAGGATCAGATGGCAGCGGAGACAGCCGCCCGTATGGAGGCTCAGGCCCGTGTCCACCAGCTGCTGCTCCAGAACAGGGACTTGCTGCAGCACTTGGCCCTGCTGGTGCAGCAACTGAAAGAGCTGGAGGCTCGCTccccaaaaacaaaactaccaGGCAAACCACTAAAGGAACCTCAGGCTAATGGACATA CTGGACAGCCTACATCCAGCCCTGTTTCTACATCAGTTCTGTCTCTAAATCTGAAGAATCACTACAGTCAAGCCCTGGATCAGCTTATTAACTCCACGTCTGCATGGCCACTGCAAACCTCACCCCTCTCCCCCAACCAGGTGGACTGTGCTGAGTCCTACCTCAACCTGGTCAACCTGGAAAACGGCTCCAAACCAGCTGCATCGGTCAATGGAGACGTGGACCTCTTCAGCAGGGCTAACGGGACAGCAGACAACAAGGAGCGTTCGTGTACTGAGATTGTCCCACTTACACTGACAAACTCCACCAACGTGGATGAAAA GTGTAAACAGATAATCCCTAAACTTGACCCTCCTCCACCTTCCCTGAACCGCAAGCGAGCAAGCAGGGCTCTGTCTCCGGGGTCAGACGTCACAGCTGCACCCACGCCTGGAGAGGTCACCGGCACTGAGGGGGGCCCCAGCCGCAGCAGCAGCCTCTCGTTCCCGGACATCACCCCGAGCTCGCTGTCATCTGCTGATTTCCACTCCCTCAGCAACGGTGAGAGCAGCTCCTGTTCGGCCAGTGAGGACTCTGGCGTCCGCTCTGAGACCAAGTCGTTGCTGTCGCCCCTGCGTGACGACGACGACCTGTTCGGGGACCGGGGGACATTTTTAACAGCATCCAGCGGGTGCAACAGTCCCCTAGTGGAGAGAAATGAAGCCGTCCTCTCTTCCTCTGAATCATATCTTCCTGAGCCTCCCGTCCTCACCTCACATCCGGAAGCCTATGAGCACCCACTGCCCTTCCCTTCTCCTGTGAATGATACATGTCTTCACATCAGTTTTTCTGAAGATGAGCTGCTGGAAAGCAGCCAGGAAGACACTCACACCCCACAGCGGAGTTAG